Sequence from the Toxotes jaculatrix isolate fToxJac2 chromosome 24, fToxJac2.pri, whole genome shotgun sequence genome:
CGGTATCGTTACACACTTCAATCATTTACATCATGTCCTGTCAATACAGTTTGTGAAGTGTTTTCTTGataatatttatgtttatttataaattatgtttatttagATTATCTGGGACATGGAAGCACTATGGATTTCATATCATACCACACCTACCTGTTGATGGTAATCCTGGGAGGAACGCTGGCTATAGTAATCGTACTtctttctttgctgctgtgtcactgcGGGTGAGAAATCCACTCAGACATGTTTATCTGTCAGATATTAATAGTTCTGAATTTGGCTCCAGAAAACTACAGTGCTCCttgattaaattctgttttCCCCCATTCACAGAGGTTCTTATCGAGAgcccaggaggaggaggagagcgcGCTTCTCCAAGCTCACAGTAGTGAAAAAAGACCAAACCACCTCCACCCACATGGAGGAGGGTTTGTTGTTCCGATCTGGCGAAAACAGCCTCGCCTCCTGCAGCGTCCAGTGTGAACCCTCATCCACACCGAGGCACAAAGCCAACTACAATATTTACGTGGAGGATCCAGGGAGTCGCCCAGCAGCTCCTCTTTATGAGAACATCGCTTCAGATCGGATCAAAGGAACCCAGCCGCCATCTCACTACATCAACAGTGAAGAGGTAGCTCGGCTTCGGGAGAAGTCAGAGCAGAACCGTGCCAACATGAACTCTGACAGCTTCTTTCAAGATAAGCTGGTTCATATCTATAACCAGCCAGTGGCCATTATTCAGGCCCCAGAGCTGTTCAGTGCTCAGGAGCAGCAGTTGTCAGGCTGTAAGTCTGCCACGTTCCCCCGCAATGGAGCTGAGTATGACACTCACTCAGAGCCTGCAAGTAAAGACAGCTACACCCAGACACTACCCAAAGTTCCTCATCATCATTCCCAGGGTGGAAGCAGcccacagcagagcagccaaGATGAGCCCCAGCCTCTGGAAACTCCTCCCCAAGGCCAAGGCCCCAACGCCGGCGTGTGGGGACGCTACAGTAACCTCCTCGAATCCTCCGTCTCCGTGCCCGGGACTCTTAACGAGGCAGCAGGTATGGAGGCGTTCAGCAGCGTGCACGGTGTGCCCAGTGAGCTGCAGGGGATCTCAGAGCGTACGTTACTGGAACTGACCCGGGGCAAGTCCTCATCATCTCACCCCAGGGCCTGGTTTGTCTCCTTAGACGGGAAGCCGGCCGCACAGGTTCGCCACTCTATCATTGAGCTCCAGAGCCGCCACTGCCCGCCGAGCAGCAACGACACCAGCCTGGACTCAGGAGTGGACATGAACGAGCCTCAGCAGAACATCCGCGAGACAGAGCGCGACAGGCCTTCGATCAGGGCGTCCTCCCTGCCGCACCACAGCCGAGGAGGGCGGTATGGCGAAGAACAGGACCTGAGCAGTAGTGAGAGTGGCACCACTGCTACCTGTACACCGGAGGACCCTTCCCTGAGGAACATTTTAGACGGGAGTAGTGGGGCTATTCCCAATATTCCCGAGGAGCGAGACGGGATGGATACATCCAGTGCTCAGGAGGACAGTGAATCGAGGGGTACGCCGCCTCCGAGGCGCCTGAGGAAGGTGAGGGAGAAAGGGAAGACGGAAAAGAGGAGTGCCAAACACGTTCGCGAAGGCAGACCTCTGACCAAGAGAAGTTAGAGCATGGCTCACGATTGCATACATTCAGACAAGCGTtttgatttccatttaaatGTCCTATTAGCCATTAAACCCATATTGAGCTGGCTTTATCACATGGGGTCATAAGTGCTGCGTGATCCAAATTAGTTCTTACAACTCGTGCTCACGTAggcattgttgttgttatgtgaTTGTACAACTTTGCCAAAGAATGCAGAAGCTAGCTGTAGAAATAAAGCAGGATCTGTGTCATTATGTAGCTGCTGTTAGACAAGTTTGTGCACCACGTTTTCCTCATCCTCCCAAATCCGAAGATCACCAGCGAGATTCTTCACAGCAAAATGTCCGTGTGAACACGTTATCCCATAGTCCATAGGTAGTGGCATTAAAGAGGGTGCCTTCTTACTGCCTGTAGTCATTAGACATGATTACATAAGGCACGGTATTTGTCTATAGTGAAAGCTGGTCAGTTTGCAGGATGGACACAGATACAGGTCAATGTGTAGTGCACTTATCCTCACCATAAATGCCTGCTGTAAATTAAATAAGATACAGAAGCTGTCCCGGTTTGTAGCGCTGACGTCTAGGTTTTGATCACGCCGACTCGTTTTACCCAGAAAGACACTCTGCAGGTCATGAAAAGACTCTGTTACGTCATGATCAGAGTCAGCTCGATCGGAAAAATACAAGTTTTTAAACTTATGACATTAAATGCTAACAGCCAATCTGATTGCGAGTAAAATTATTCAACTTCCCACCAGTGACTGACTCCAGCCTTGGATCCATATGGATTTTGGAGTAAAACAGTGATGTACATTGTAAAGCTAAGCTGCCATTTTCAAGGTTTTCACCTGATATTCAAGGTTTTAAGCCTACACTTGTTTTAGAatgcatgaaaatgaaagtttccTAGTGTGtatgaaaatattttgcattttacttcAGAACTAACATTTCATCATCTTAGCTGTTAGGTTACTTGGTGACTGAATCATTCATTTCCTTGAATGGAGACTCCATGTTGTGCTGCCAATTGTAACAGGTAGAACAATAATACTCCAGGACTTCTACACTACGAGTATTGCTATCACAACGAAAGAATCATATGGATTATATACATACAATATCCACAAGATTTGATAGTTAAACATGGCAATGTTTACTTCATGGGATTCGTTAGTGGGATTAGaaagggacaaataaaattGCTTTTCTGAAACAACCCATAGTACAACAAGCTACTGTTAACAGCCTAATAAAAAATGATTGTTCGGAGAAGTGCTGTTAAATTGCATTTAACTCCACACTTCCAAGGCACAATCAGATTTTACTGgtcttaaaaaatatattgacTCTTGATCTTAAGTCACACGTGAGTGTCAAGTTACACAAGGTTTTGTTCAGCTCGCTTTGTTTACTCTGTTACAGCCCAGTTTATGTCTTTAATAATAAGGTGATAAGTGGAGTTATTGACAGTGGCAATAGAGTTACTCAGGTTGACTTGGAAATTCACTCTATTGACAGAGCTACGAAGTAATCAAGCAAGCCACAGGGATATTCATGCTGTCCCTTACTAATAATCTTTTCATTACTTTAACTCAAACTATACCATAACAATACCAAAACCTctttcattaatatttattgtgtCCACACAGGAGTTCTCACTTCACTTAATTTCTTCATAATGTGCATCCTCCCTGTTGTTTATGGCATCAGCACGCACCACACTTTAAAATGAGCCCATTTGTTACATTGGCAcgcaacagaaacagaaacttaaaataaaatcttcagtgtgtaaatatttcaacagttacaacaaagaaaactgatACCACTGCCAGTTTGGCGTGAATTCCACAAGCAATATCACCAattcaaatttcaaaacaaactctgCAGCAACAACTTTAGTCTTCCGTCATTGTACTACTGTAAAACTTTTTCAACGATGAGTTCACTTTGTATGTATAAGCCTCGATTCTGTAGCTGCATTCATACAATGTGTGGTTTTTTTCTATGTATATAGCAAAGCATTTTATGTGTTATGTGACTGTGACTTTTCCATCTAACAGCAAAGGTCTGAGGGctgcatcagtgtgttttactgAACAGTTGAATGATAACGTTTTTCAGTGACTGTCATTTAAGATGTGTTATCAGTGTGAACTCTTTAAAGGATGAGGAGTGAGTGTCTTTTCCGTGGGAGTGTACAAAAAGCCTGagctttgtattttttaaatgtagcaACAAGTTGAGCACTTAATCATTCAGTATGCTAACAAATGAAAATACCGTCTCCTGCTTTCCATCAGCTTGAAAACACAGAATATCCCAGCTTCAATGGCAACCTGAGGAGTAGTCTGTAAACACTTCAATCCTACTGCCACTCCCATTTCCAAGTGATCTCGCTGAATGTATTTGTGTTGATTTCAGTGTGTTCTATAGTGTGCTCCTCTTGTGTCTCGCCATTGAACCGTATGGGCTTTTGTTTCTTCCAAAATGGGCACCTCTTGTGTTTACCTCTGTAATAATGGTAGTGTTATTAGTCTTGCCTTTTTGTGCATTGAATTAATAAACTTACTCGATACCAGTTCTTGTTCAGCAGCTTTTTCGTTCCAGCAAACTTTAAGTTTCGGTCTTGCTGTGAAGTTGTGGGTTTATCAGGACTCCAGTCAGTCTTAGCTCTGCAGTAAGGTCCCTGCTTGTGTCTTGAGTAGTTATCGGCCCTCTCCTTTTGGGCGGCAGTCTCCCTCGCCTGGTAGGAAAGAACACGGCAGCTGTGCGGTGGTCTGGGTCTGGTCTGCACAAATCTACACATAGATTCATCTGTGACTGTTCTCTGATTTTGGCCACAGGCACAAACATATCAGTCGAGGCAGAGCTGGATTTGGAGGTGTTCAGTCTGTCAGCTGAGTCAGATTCACTTAGGTGATGTAAAGAACTATTTTCAGGGAAAACTAGACTTTGCTTTTTCTGTAgtcctccttttccttctttcattaCAGCATCTGTTGTGCCAATGCGCAAACCAAGAAACTGGCCACTTCTCATCTTTTGTGGGATGGTTAAAGTTTGTGAAGAGCCTGTCAGCACCTCTAAGTGAAGAGATCCGTGTGATGGAGCGGTTTTGGTGTTCCTGTTCCACAGTGCCACTCCTGGGATAAACAGGTCCTTTAAGTTTTGCTCTGGTTTGGCACAGTCCCTGGAAAGGCAGGAGGCCAATTTATGGGAGGTCTTCCTTTCACTGGTTCTCCAAATCAAGGGATTATAAATGACATATCCATCCAGTGGGCAGGAGTTTGACTTCCGCAGGATCCCGTCCACACAGTCCATGTGGAACTGAAGTGTGTAAACATGTggggggagaaggaggatgGGGGTGGACTCTGTATCACAAAGCTTTCTGTATCATATTTGTTTCATTCATTAGTATTTTACAGATTAACTGGGACACTCTGGGTTTTGATATACATGTGATTTTGTattcaccattttttttaatgttggtgAGCTGGATTAATATAATGATCAGggatattattttttattatgtgattctttttttttttttttttaaaaacacacagtcacgAGTCCTACCTGGTGGTGACAGGGCAGAGTCCGGACACACTGGCCCAGGGTAAAACTCTGCAGACAGATCCGACACTGATGTCCCTCGTCCAAGAGCCGAGACCCCGATCTCACCCTGACAGTAGGCAGACACCCCAGCATATTTTCTGGTAGAGGGTCTGCAGCTACGGGGATGATGCTGGGAATCAGGAtgggaaataaaatgtgaaaaccaCGAATGTTTAGTGTTAATCTGACTGAATCTGATTTCATGGCTGTATTCATCAACTCACCTGTCACTTGCCTGCTGAGAGGTCGCCCCCTCTGGTTCACAACTCAGGTCCTCTGTCACAAGATGCCActtgtctcttcttctctgtttgagGTGCATTCAGACATGTGGATTTATCTGACCTCTAACAGTGGTATGACATATCTCACCCTGTGCTATGGTCAACATTTCAGTTTATATAGCTTACTGTTCGTGAAGCAAACGGAT
This genomic interval carries:
- the LOC121178147 gene encoding protein FAM171B encodes the protein MPAAERCLPPPPLLLFLPSLLLISCLDGAARAAEEGGGLPSSSPGDNGPSAAIGAVGDPGGSGPQFALKVLVRDLVTRQPLSGASVDVYLNHTLRSSAQTGPRGEVLLWVTYSPGLSLTLLGHMQGYVPSPLPWSTTKKPIFSVVTLLLLPHSQGNVWLFEDSVLITRKLPDSSSQPVVKFPKNLLTMADKSNISSVTAYLTVPLHHLGKDCSNCTPGIISNKSAFKSIELKAAAAVSVLLYSGDEELQVRGPIQISLPLGHTTNLRASDTVPAWAFNLKTAAWENQGLGIVKAVGDELVWTYTASHLGYWIAAPLPSSNDYLGHGSTMDFISYHTYLLMVILGGTLAIVIVLLSLLLCHCGGSYREPRRRRRARFSKLTVVKKDQTTSTHMEEGLLFRSGENSLASCSVQCEPSSTPRHKANYNIYVEDPGSRPAAPLYENIASDRIKGTQPPSHYINSEEVARLREKSEQNRANMNSDSFFQDKLVHIYNQPVAIIQAPELFSAQEQQLSGCKSATFPRNGAEYDTHSEPASKDSYTQTLPKVPHHHSQGGSSPQQSSQDEPQPLETPPQGQGPNAGVWGRYSNLLESSVSVPGTLNEAAGMEAFSSVHGVPSELQGISERTLLELTRGKSSSSHPRAWFVSLDGKPAAQVRHSIIELQSRHCPPSSNDTSLDSGVDMNEPQQNIRETERDRPSIRASSLPHHSRGGRYGEEQDLSSSESGTTATCTPEDPSLRNILDGSSGAIPNIPEERDGMDTSSAQEDSESRGTPPPRRLRKVREKGKTEKRSAKHVREGRPLTKRS
- the zswim2 gene encoding E3 ubiquitin-protein ligase ZSWIM2, with amino-acid sequence MFRKTSWRNTVSDAVSFHQNQALSTTIFLLRSYGPTGFLLREDGEAKNVKVCLGDPHTCTCPVFTKEQEPCKHICWVLLRKFKLPREHEYSFQHGLVERQILEVLHGFHQTKAQRMRNDQSAASGTQSQPVTGQEAGSVCRKSIQAQDVCPICQEELLEKKLPVSYCRFGCGNNVHISCMKVWAEHQKLSDRDKPVKCPLCREDFCSLKSLQEQVKNSAKLLTAAEREKPDRHLGVLCHICQVCPVTGRCFKCTVCSHFYLCEDCSKKGCHSQHPFASRTRRRDKWHLVTEDLSCEPEGATSQQASDSIIPVAADPLPENMLGCLPTVRVRSGSRLLDEGHQCRICLQSFTLGQCVRTLPCHHQFHMDCVDGILRKSNSCPLDGYVIYNPLIWRTSERKTSHKLASCLSRDCAKPEQNLKDLFIPGVALWNRNTKTAPSHGSLHLEVLTGSSQTLTIPQKMRSGQFLGLRIGTTDAVMKEGKGGLQKKQSLVFPENSSLHHLSESDSADRLNTSKSSSASTDMFVPVAKIREQSQMNLCVDLCRPDPDHRTAAVFFPTRRGRLPPKRRGPITTQDTSRDLTAELRLTGVLINPQLHSKTET